From the genome of Myripristis murdjan chromosome 22, fMyrMur1.1, whole genome shotgun sequence, one region includes:
- the kbtbd11 gene encoding kelch repeat and BTB domain-containing protein 11, giving the protein MNEGQSKGGGAFTVKADVILHAVNPDLVSSAEEDGNLCPGALRKDGNAPHVGGFLQDDGDFSPTVPFEKEYLLDGSLMENHSLDNQKGNGSYISKANQFNISNDKVVTDLPLQTDSTLSRLNTGLDQNCTLGKNGINENHNGARAKESHRADSSVCFSSQAKEEADGSVSISKETSVIGQCQIKNIATPSSEPPTTVPDTHCITAGTKPGGEDLARSFTPSPHAADPPDYNSLYGHSVLKSNVEHRNSDKKAEDPVSKKEPDLVIEVGGQKISAHKSVLAEKSDYFKARLSRDILKVKGVSYKTLSILIDYVYTSQMNVCKDNVVDVITGAKILQIPCAVQAAMDSMSEQITAGNCYEVLTIAKKQRLNELKETAYRFMSDNFLQILKDPSVYGRLTGSERDLILKKRLEGKMTLMVAEINDVFDRVASRPPSRCSSRPQSPLSVSSFEENHMIYCFSETENDWRPLTVMPEDINTKGCGICTMYNYLFVAGGIKGYGDKGKVSDKVFCYNPITNRWTEVRPLNQARAQLKLVSMDGYLYAIGGECLFTVEKYDPRMDRWTTVAPLPKGAFAVAHEATTCNGELYVSGGSLFYRLLKYDPKRDEWQECPYNNSRKKSTDMVALKSFIYRFDVSREQGINVFKYNTIVKMWHDCASQRLGSPLPFRCAVIGNCIYCVNKTQTLQFIVEEENAYFVEETLRAPLEAKGVLFPFVLTLPEKPEKVA; this is encoded by the coding sequence ATGAACGAGGGCCAGAGTAAGGGAGGAGGGGCCTTCACTGTGAAGGCAGATGTCATCCTCCATGCTGTGAATCCCGACCTTGTCTCCTCTGCTGAGGAAGATGGAAATTTATGTCCAGGAGCACTGAGGAAGGACGGGAATGCCCCACATGTGGGGGGATTCCTGCAGGACGATGGAGATTTTAGTCCTACAGTTCCTTTTGAGAAGGAATACCTGTTGGATGGAAGTTTGATGGAAAATCACAGTCTTGATAATCAGAAGGGAAATGGCTCATATATCTCAAAAGCTAATCAGTTTAACATCTCAAACGACAAGGTTGTTACGGATCTGCCTCTTCAGACTGACTCCACTCTGTCCAGACTGAACACTGGCTTGGACCAAAACTGTACACTTGGTAAAAATGGCATCAATGAAAACCACAATGGTGCCAGGGCTAAAGAGTCCCACAGGGCAGATTCCTCAGTGTGCTTCTCCAGCCAAGCCAAAGAGGAAGCGGATGGCAGTGTGTCCATCAGCAAAGAGACTTCTGTGATAGGTCAGTGTCAGATAAAAAACATTGCCACCCCCTCCTCGGAACCGCCGACCACTGTGCCTGACACTCATTGTATCACCGCTGGCACAAAGCCAGGGGGCGAAGATCTGGCTCGCTCTTTCACTCCCAGCCCCCATGCAGCTGATCCCCCTGACTACAACTCACTGTATGGACACTCAGTCCTTAAATCGAACGTTGAGCACAGGAACAGTGACAAGAAAGCTGAAGACCCAGTGTCTAAAAAGGAGCCTGATTTAGTCATCGAAGTTGGCGGACAAAAAATCAGTGCACACAAGTCCGTCCTGGCCGAGAAGAGTGATTACTTCAAAGCACGGCTGTCACGAGACATTCTGAAAGTGAAGGGGGTGAGTTACAAGACTTTGTCCATATTGATAGATTATGTTTACACTTCTCAGATGAATGTGTGCAAGGACAATGTGGTAGATGTCATCACAGGGGCCAAGATCCTCCAGATCCCCTGTGCCGTCCAGGCTGCCATGGACTCCATGTCTGAACAAATCACAGCGGGGAACTGCTACGAGGTTCTCACCATCGCCAAAAAGCAGCGACTTAATGAACTAAAGGAGACAGCCTACCGGTTCATGAGCGACAACTTCCTCCAAATCCTCAAGGACCCTTCTGTTTATGGGCGTCTGACTGGATCGGAGAGAGATCTGATCCTGAAGAAGAGACTGGAGGGGAAGATGACTTTGATGGTTGCAGAGATCAACGATGTGTTTGATCGCGTAGCGAGTCGTCCGCCAAGTCGCTGCAGCAGCCGACCACAGAGCCCCTTGTCGGTGTCATCTTTTGAGGAGAACCACATGATTTACTGTTTTAGTGAGACTGAAAATGACTGGAGGCCTTTGACTGTGATGCCTGAGGACATAAACACTAAAGGGTGTGGGATCTGCACTATGTATAACTACTTGTTTGTGGCAGGGGGAATAAAGGGCTATGGGGACAAGGGCAAGGTTTCAGACAAGGTCTTCTGTTACAACCCAATAACCAACCGCTGGACTGAGGTGCGCCCTCTGAACCAGGCCCGTGCGCAGCTCAAGCTAGTGTCTATGGATGGTTACCTATATGCCATTGGAGGGGAATGTTTGTTTACAGTGGAAAAATATGACCCTCGTATGGACCGATGGACCACAGTGGCCCCCCTGCCAAAGGGAGCCTTCGCTGTGGCCCATGAAGCCACCACCTGTAACGGAGAACTTTACGTCTCTGGGGGCTCACTCTTCTACCGCCTTCTCAAATACGACCCCAAGAGAGACGAGTGGCAGGAGTGCCCCTACAACAACAGCAGGAAGAAGTCCACTGACATGGTGGCTTTGAAAAGCTTCATCTACCGATTCGATGTCAGTCGTGAGCAGGGGATCAACGTATTCAAGTACAACACCATAGTGAAAATGTGGCACGATTGCGCATCGCAGAGGCTAGGAAGTCCTTTACCA